In Candidatus Vicinibacter proximus, the following are encoded in one genomic region:
- a CDS encoding HYR domain-containing protein: MKQLFTKTSLSVVICLLFVAGLIQAQPVVTVNGNIINNGGNSIIPYTGTGGCTVVPQSNASGGGAPGVAWTGGTVFTATLPRPLGDGTCGNYIISSVNVNFNHTFDSDVDFYLRNRTTDQIIELSTDNGAGNDNYTNTKFCDNLGCPLVSAGTAPFTGTFRPEGLINSAQCATDPNGNISTLAAMTIQPGDVLELIFYDDVGGDTGPMLSWSVVLATAPTLPAIPAPITISMAPGTCTPAPVACLGISSCASSIRYSTTLVDATTVCSPLTIGNACTAPGIVFPAAGVYNIYWIVANDCRFAVGGPQQITVLDTELPTFLPACPKGNRVNLNAGPGECEVSWDAPNFMAMDNCPGNSFFGASTRAVGCTLAANNGLAGTAGFSVGLLFNVINTSGRSMALTALHFMPWTASGNMYRIYMTNAPGSYIPVTNNASAWTQIAGDSAKVGQPVFPPGNPRLLEKFGIGTQNIVSRINCQGQTIFDTTVVSNAIIGPGETRGIAIYSPNGGSFFYVNPAAPCSNTIQGDPNLGIDVRASRCQFGAANTPFNVAGTFSVRMFNGDFEYLFANSVVPVVQTCGAPYGPGCFFPIGCTRLCYRATDAAGNVATCEFDVCVNAYANPTRALACNDEIQISLDQNCSATITADMVLEGGPYACYDNYIVEARYWTGGGLIDRNPNLAGVQINGSDIGKELKLTVRDPQTGNSCWGHATVEDKLAPILTCPADRTFSCAIDPIPANTGTPSIVENCGGVNLSYRDNSTQGNCALGYSRRILRTWTAVDGSGNRGTCVQTITIGLGDLFEVTVPPNYDNFDQPMLACDEKIDRNKNVTPHMADFPECVDGYILDSAFWLANPNQPDQYPNRRLPRVLGWNCIDDVNSPWFGHPNPDPVYYPSHRQWSQTNPLCWGPDRHIMWIGTGRPGGAECFNLAVSYKDVVIDLATPGCDAGPIGCYKVLRQWTVMDWCTSIVGGHNQVIKVADSEGPQVLYPDSARVNMESYACIGRWEVPPAWIIDNCSNEVHYSVQVEQGIVLGDETSGYVVVNMPEGIQTGYIIATDCCGNITKKRVVLNVVDRVPPQAICRSITTVSINGNQTPGSNLAKVCAESFDEGSFDNCQPHIYFKVIRMAELLGTNNGSNSNNVVACNGVNGDDNSILAGNQVYFDDCTYFCCADVGTKVMVVLRVFDVDPGPGPVTPIRMTSTTSPLNGRFSDCMIEVEVQNKSVPTVVAPPNIVVSCWFWFDITKLTDPNDATFGRVVTDLSDRKKVVTKDLVCYKFCERNDYTGYPGYVQTNAVPKPAPNQACEYYYQYFDTAHWDRKYELVWGFDGYVLSGCGSPATITVNDLRECGQGVIQRIVSSQGPNNINVTAIQTIWFVDCDPFYVDDVTCNDPRYTDLMWPNGVCTQTPVTIDGCGADISPDNPQLGRPQVINNADDNCALLSIEYFDEIFNIEPDACFKVLRRWVVIDWCQYDPFIDPNFGRWEALQVIKVRDQDRPVVTCNVGPCEPAVIDPALGICVGHISLTADATDNCSPLDWLFWEYKIDAFNDGKGVHGGYDFRVGTLTRKQYAAGDTVEYSHNPFADDDHNPFDASGTYPIGIHKIKWFVEDGCGNVGVCESLFEIKDCKAPTPYCLTGVITVPMPASGCVEIWAKDLDHGSYDNCTAKENLKFYFDGDDTKTFINVCCADFVAQGQNDELRIEVEMWVEDEEGNKDYCKTVVIVQDNQDICPNTGSFGKITGNLKTEGGDVANPVDMQLYNNGNMMAQRVGSPYSFGDLKLNVNYMVSPNRNDEHSNGVSTQDIVKIQKHILGQSPLNSPYKLIAADVNNSGSVTAADMSELRKLILGLTNEFSKVKSWTFVPSGYDFPDKNNPWNAPRTSSLMLDNNKVVDFVAVKMGDVTNDATASNASRTQSRTNGVLNIEVDEKSVVAGESYKVSFKSSDFNNISGYQFTLKYDKSSLIFEGIEGGVLKATEANFGTNRLNEGIITTSWNSNKGESFGKDAELFTLVFKATRNGKVSQMFAITSDVTKAQAYNASEEVKEVKMGVRTDRGVVEGGVFELYQNEPNPFSKETVVRYRLPEASAVKLTVYDVTGKVVRVYELKGQKRLEQLPDQQRRFECYRTVVLSVGCNKPHRNKEDVSS, encoded by the coding sequence ATGAAGCAATTATTTACAAAAACTTCATTGTCGGTGGTAATCTGCCTACTGTTTGTTGCTGGTCTAATCCAGGCACAACCGGTGGTTACCGTTAATGGAAATATCATAAACAATGGAGGCAATAGTATTATTCCTTATACTGGTACAGGCGGTTGTACGGTAGTCCCACAAAGCAATGCAAGTGGTGGTGGCGCACCTGGAGTGGCATGGACAGGAGGAACGGTATTCACTGCAACACTTCCCCGTCCCTTAGGCGATGGAACTTGCGGTAATTATATCATTTCCAGTGTGAATGTGAATTTCAACCACACCTTTGATTCAGATGTAGATTTTTATCTTAGAAACAGAACTACAGATCAAATTATTGAACTAAGTACGGACAATGGTGCGGGTAATGATAATTATACCAACACAAAATTTTGCGACAATTTAGGTTGTCCTTTGGTCTCTGCCGGTACTGCTCCTTTCACCGGAACTTTCCGTCCTGAGGGTTTAATTAACTCTGCTCAGTGCGCAACTGATCCGAATGGAAATATTTCTACTTTAGCAGCAATGACCATTCAGCCTGGAGACGTATTGGAATTAATTTTTTATGACGATGTGGGCGGTGATACTGGTCCTATGTTATCATGGTCAGTTGTTCTGGCAACTGCACCAACATTGCCAGCAATCCCTGCCCCGATTACGATATCTATGGCGCCAGGTACTTGTACACCAGCTCCAGTGGCTTGTCTTGGAATAAGTAGTTGTGCGAGTTCTATAAGGTATTCAACAACCCTGGTAGATGCAACTACTGTATGCAGCCCCCTCACAATTGGCAATGCTTGCACCGCTCCGGGAATTGTATTTCCTGCTGCAGGGGTATATAATATTTACTGGATTGTAGCCAATGATTGTCGATTCGCAGTAGGAGGTCCTCAACAAATAACTGTCTTGGATACAGAGTTACCTACTTTCTTACCGGCGTGTCCTAAAGGCAATAGGGTAAATTTGAATGCAGGACCTGGTGAATGTGAAGTATCCTGGGATGCACCAAATTTTATGGCCATGGACAATTGTCCGGGTAATAGTTTCTTTGGTGCCAGTACACGTGCTGTTGGTTGTACACTTGCTGCAAACAATGGTTTGGCCGGTACCGCCGGTTTCTCTGTTGGATTACTATTTAACGTAATCAATACCAGCGGAAGGAGTATGGCATTAACTGCTTTGCACTTTATGCCTTGGACCGCTTCCGGAAATATGTACCGGATTTATATGACCAATGCTCCCGGATCTTATATTCCGGTAACAAATAATGCTTCCGCATGGACTCAGATTGCAGGAGATTCTGCTAAAGTTGGACAACCTGTTTTTCCTCCGGGAAACCCAAGATTGCTTGAAAAATTTGGCATTGGAACGCAGAATATTGTTTCCAGAATTAATTGCCAAGGGCAAACTATATTCGACACAACGGTTGTAAGTAATGCAATTATTGGCCCTGGTGAGACCAGAGGAATTGCAATCTATTCACCAAACGGAGGATCATTCTTTTATGTAAATCCGGCAGCACCTTGTTCAAATACAATTCAGGGAGACCCTAATCTCGGAATTGACGTACGAGCCAGTCGTTGTCAATTTGGTGCAGCAAATACGCCATTCAATGTGGCCGGTACTTTTTCCGTGAGGATGTTTAATGGTGATTTTGAATATTTGTTTGCCAACAGTGTGGTTCCAGTGGTACAAACATGTGGTGCTCCTTATGGTCCTGGATGCTTCTTCCCAATAGGATGTACTCGTTTATGTTATAGGGCCACTGATGCAGCAGGAAACGTTGCGACTTGTGAATTTGATGTTTGCGTAAATGCTTACGCCAATCCAACCAGAGCTTTGGCTTGTAATGATGAAATCCAAATCAGTTTGGATCAGAATTGTTCGGCTACTATTACAGCAGATATGGTCCTTGAAGGAGGTCCTTATGCATGTTATGATAACTATATTGTAGAAGCAAGATATTGGACAGGTGGTGGTTTAATCGACCGCAATCCAAATCTTGCTGGTGTTCAAATCAATGGATCAGATATTGGTAAGGAATTAAAACTTACTGTACGTGACCCTCAAACCGGCAACAGCTGTTGGGGACATGCAACAGTTGAAGACAAATTGGCTCCAATCCTTACCTGCCCAGCAGATAGAACTTTCTCCTGTGCGATTGATCCAATTCCTGCTAATACAGGAACACCATCTATAGTTGAAAATTGTGGAGGTGTAAATCTTTCTTACAGAGACAATAGCACGCAAGGAAATTGTGCACTTGGTTATTCAAGAAGAATTTTAAGAACTTGGACAGCAGTGGATGGATCCGGAAACAGGGGAACTTGTGTTCAGACTATTACGATAGGATTAGGTGACTTATTTGAAGTTACTGTTCCACCAAATTATGACAACTTTGACCAACCAATGTTGGCTTGCGATGAGAAGATAGACAGAAACAAAAACGTTACCCCACACATGGCAGATTTCCCTGAGTGCGTGGATGGATATATTTTGGACTCTGCATTCTGGTTAGCTAATCCTAATCAACCTGACCAATATCCAAACAGAAGATTGCCAAGAGTATTGGGATGGAATTGTATCGATGATGTAAACAGCCCATGGTTTGGACATCCAAATCCTGATCCTGTATACTATCCATCACACAGACAGTGGTCACAGACTAACCCGTTATGTTGGGGACCAGATCGCCACATCATGTGGATTGGAACAGGAAGACCGGGTGGAGCTGAGTGCTTTAACCTAGCTGTATCTTATAAGGATGTTGTAATTGATCTTGCAACCCCAGGTTGCGATGCGGGACCAATTGGCTGTTACAAAGTTTTACGTCAATGGACCGTAATGGACTGGTGTACCAGTATCGTTGGTGGTCATAATCAAGTAATAAAAGTTGCAGATTCTGAAGGACCGCAAGTTCTTTATCCGGATTCTGCAAGAGTAAACATGGAGTCTTATGCATGTATCGGCCGTTGGGAAGTTCCGCCAGCCTGGATCATAGACAACTGTTCTAATGAAGTACATTATTCAGTTCAAGTTGAACAAGGAATAGTTCTTGGTGATGAGACTTCTGGTTATGTTGTTGTAAACATGCCTGAAGGAATTCAAACCGGTTACATAATAGCAACAGATTGTTGTGGAAACATAACTAAGAAAAGAGTAGTGTTGAACGTAGTTGACCGGGTTCCACCACAAGCTATCTGTCGTTCCATAACCACAGTAAGCATCAACGGTAACCAAACACCGGGATCAAATCTTGCAAAAGTATGTGCAGAGTCATTTGACGAAGGATCATTTGACAACTGTCAACCTCACATCTACTTCAAAGTGATCAGAATGGCTGAGTTGTTGGGAACCAACAACGGTAGCAACTCTAACAACGTGGTAGCATGTAACGGAGTAAACGGAGATGACAACAGCATCTTAGCTGGAAATCAGGTTTATTTTGACGATTGTACTTATTTCTGCTGTGCAGATGTAGGAACCAAAGTAATGGTTGTGTTGAGGGTATTTGATGTGGATCCAGGCCCGGGCCCGGTTACACCAATCAGAATGACCAGTACCACAAGTCCATTGAACGGAAGATTCAGCGATTGTATGATTGAGGTGGAAGTACAAAACAAGAGTGTACCTACAGTAGTAGCACCACCAAATATCGTAGTAAGCTGCTGGTTCTGGTTTGACATTACCAAACTTACAGATCCTAACGATGCAACTTTCGGTAGAGTAGTAACTGACCTTTCTGACAGAAAGAAAGTAGTAACAAAAGACTTAGTATGTTACAAATTCTGCGAAAGAAACGACTATACAGGATATCCTGGATATGTACAGACTAACGCAGTACCAAAACCTGCACCAAATCAAGCATGCGAATACTACTATCAGTATTTCGACACAGCACATTGGGACAGAAAATATGAATTAGTATGGGGATTTGACGGATATGTGTTAAGCGGATGTGGATCGCCTGCAACCATCACTGTCAATGACCTTAGAGAATGCGGACAAGGAGTGATCCAAAGGATTGTATCCAGTCAAGGACCAAACAACATCAACGTGACTGCAATCCAGACCATCTGGTTTGTAGACTGCGATCCATTCTATGTGGACGATGTAACTTGTAACGATCCAAGATATACAGACTTAATGTGGCCAAATGGGGTATGTACACAGACACCGGTAACGATCGACGGATGTGGCGCAGACATTAGCCCTGACAATCCACAATTAGGAAGACCACAGGTAATCAACAATGCAGACGACAACTGTGCATTATTGTCTATTGAATATTTCGATGAGATCTTCAACATAGAGCCGGATGCATGTTTCAAAGTATTGAGAAGATGGGTAGTAATTGACTGGTGTCAGTACGATCCATTCATCGATCCAAACTTTGGAAGATGGGAGGCATTACAAGTGATCAAAGTAAGAGATCAGGACAGACCTGTAGTAACATGCAACGTAGGTCCATGTGAGCCGGCAGTGATAGACCCAGCATTGGGAATCTGTGTTGGACACATTTCACTTACAGCAGATGCAACAGACAACTGTAGCCCATTGGATTGGTTGTTCTGGGAATACAAAATTGACGCGTTCAATGATGGAAAAGGAGTACACGGAGGCTATGACTTCCGAGTAGGAACCTTGACCAGAAAACAATATGCAGCTGGAGACACTGTTGAATACAGCCACAATCCATTTGCAGATGACGATCACAATCCATTCGATGCAAGCGGAACTTATCCGATAGGTATCCACAAAATCAAATGGTTTGTAGAAGATGGTTGCGGAAACGTAGGTGTATGCGAAAGCTTATTTGAAATCAAAGACTGCAAAGCACCAACACCATACTGCTTGACCGGAGTAATCACAGTACCTATGCCGGCATCTGGTTGTGTTGAGATCTGGGCAAAAGATCTTGATCACGGAAGTTATGACAACTGTACTGCAAAAGAGAACTTGAAGTTCTACTTTGACGGAGACGATACCAAAACATTCATCAACGTATGTTGTGCAGATTTCGTAGCTCAGGGACAAAACGATGAGTTAAGAATCGAAGTTGAAATGTGGGTAGAAGACGAAGAAGGAAACAAAGATTATTGCAAGACAGTAGTAATTGTACAAGACAATCAAGACATCTGTCCTAACACAGGATCATTCGGAAAAATCACCGGAAATCTGAAGACAGAAGGTGGCGATGTAGCGAACCCAGTAGACATGCAATTGTACAACAATGGCAACATGATGGCACAGAGAGTAGGAAGCCCATACAGCTTCGGAGATCTGAAGTTAAATGTAAACTACATGGTTAGTCCAAACAGAAACGATGAGCACAGCAATGGAGTATCTACACAAGATATTGTTAAGATTCAAAAACATATCTTAGGTCAGTCCCCATTGAATAGCCCATACAAATTGATTGCAGCAGACGTAAACAACAGCGGAAGTGTAACAGCAGCGGATATGTCAGAATTACGTAAGTTGATCCTTGGTTTGACCAATGAGTTCAGCAAAGTAAAATCCTGGACATTTGTACCAAGCGGTTATGATTTCCCTGATAAAAACAACCCATGGAATGCACCAAGAACAAGTAGCTTGATGCTTGACAACAACAAAGTAGTAGACTTTGTAGCGGTTAAAATGGGAGATGTTACCAATGATGCAACTGCAAGCAATGCAAGCAGAACACAAAGCAGAACCAATGGCGTGTTGAATATTGAAGTGGATGAGAAGAGCGTAGTAGCTGGAGAAAGCTACAAAGTAAGCTTCAAGTCAAGCGATTTCAACAACATCAGCGGTTACCAGTTCACCTTGAAGTATGACAAGTCAAGCTTGATCTTCGAAGGAATTGAAGGAGGCGTGTTGAAAGCAACAGAAGCAAACTTTGGAACCAACAGATTAAACGAAGGAATCATCACAACGAGCTGGAACTCTAACAAGGGAGAAAGCTTCGGAAAAGATGCAGAATTGTTTACCTTGGTATTCAAAGCAACCAGAAATGGAAAAGTAAGCCAGATGTTTGCAATCACAAGTGATGTGACCAAAGCACAAGCTTACAATGCATCAGAAGAAGTGAAAGAGGTAAAAATGGGTGTACGCACCGACAGAGGAGTTGTGGAAGGTGGAGTATTTGAGTTGTATCAAAACGAGCCAAATCCATTCTCTAAAGAAACTGTAGTAAGATACCGTTTACCTGAAGCAAGTGCAGTAAAACTGACCGTATACGATGTTACTGGAAAAGTAGTAAGAGTATACGAATTGAAAGGACAAAAAAGGCTTGAACAGCTACCAGATCAGCAAAGGCGATTTGAATGCTACAGGACTGTTGTACTATCAGTTGGATGCAACAAACCACACCGCAACAAAGAGGATGTTAGTAGTTGA